DNA from Pontibacillus halophilus JSM 076056 = DSM 19796:
CCTCCACTGGAAAAATTCACTTAAGAAGGATAACGATAGCTTAGTAGTCATTTCAAGTTTTGCTTAGCTTGACGGCTATGGTACCTGTCCCCCTGTCCCGCGTGTTAGAATAGAGGGATAATGATGGCGAACAGGAGTGGACGTTAGTATGGATAAGAAAGATATTGCGGGTATTCGGAAGCAGTTGAAAGTGGATCAGGACTTATTGAAGATTTCTCATATTTTTAATGTGTATATTCTGAAGGAAACGACTGAAGTGTTTCACCAGCAGAGCCAATTGTTCGAAATGCTCGAGCGCGATCAGCAGGAGTTGTTTATGAACAATTTCAAGAAACTCTTATCCGGGCAATTGGATGAGAAGTTATTTGAACTGAAATTTATGCGCGAGGCTGAGAATCACAGCCAGCTCATCTTACATAAAGGGCTGTTGAGTCAGGACGTCGAGGATTGGAAAGAACAAATGCTCGCGATGACTGAGAAGATGATTCATGAGCATCCTCATGAGCATGACATTGTCGTGACATTTATTCGAGCAGAATACAACAAGCCCATGAAGAAACAGAGTGATGAATCAGATGCGAGCGAGAACGATACGGTGTATTCTCACCCATTCATTCTGTGTAGCGTGAATAAAACACAAGATCCAAAGAAAGACTGGGTATTCGACTATGTAGAGAAGGAATTTAAGTACAACATCGATGTCGATCCAGTTGTCGATTTGAAGTCTCCGTTAGGTGGGTTTATGTTCCCAACGTTTACAGACCATTTTGCTGATGTGAATCATATTCTATACTCCTCTTCCAAGGCACACGACCCAGATGTTCGATTTACGGAGGAAGTGTTGAATGCTGAAGAGCCAATGACAGCGAAAGAGGACAAGGCAGTCTTTGAAGAAGTGATTCGAGACGTTGTCGGGGACCAGCTTAATCCATCCACACTCGCTAACGTCTATCGCGAAGTGAACCAGGTGATTGAGGATCATGAAGAAGATGACGAGCCGGCTAAGCTCGATTATAAAGATGTGGAACGCGTCTTAACGATGAGCGGGGAAGCTGTTGATGGGGAGCAAGTGAAGACTGCTTTCAAACGCTACACCGATAATGAAGGGTACGAGCTTAAAGCAAGCAGCGTTGTGCCAAAATATAAATCAAAATCAATTAAGATTAACACCAAAGTGGCAAACATATCGATTAGTCCACAAGACTTAGAGTTTGTGAAACAAGTTAATTTCAACGGGAAACGCTACGTCATGGTTGAAGTGGAAGAAGATGCGGAGATTGAAGGATTTAAGATGCTTCCTGAAGCATTTGGTGGTATTAACGATAGCGAATCATAACCTATATAAAAGACAGATACC
Protein-coding regions in this window:
- a CDS encoding DUF4317 domain-containing protein, which gives rise to MDKKDIAGIRKQLKVDQDLLKISHIFNVYILKETTEVFHQQSQLFEMLERDQQELFMNNFKKLLSGQLDEKLFELKFMREAENHSQLILHKGLLSQDVEDWKEQMLAMTEKMIHEHPHEHDIVVTFIRAEYNKPMKKQSDESDASENDTVYSHPFILCSVNKTQDPKKDWVFDYVEKEFKYNIDVDPVVDLKSPLGGFMFPTFTDHFADVNHILYSSSKAHDPDVRFTEEVLNAEEPMTAKEDKAVFEEVIRDVVGDQLNPSTLANVYREVNQVIEDHEEDDEPAKLDYKDVERVLTMSGEAVDGEQVKTAFKRYTDNEGYELKASSVVPKYKSKSIKINTKVANISISPQDLEFVKQVNFNGKRYVMVEVEEDAEIEGFKMLPEAFGGINDSES